The following coding sequences lie in one Gadus macrocephalus chromosome 1, ASM3116895v1 genomic window:
- the LOC132457811 gene encoding WAS/WASL-interacting protein family member 3-like isoform X2 produces MSQERLPLIGSSKKKSAAKASSSASAAPQRPPLAGLRRRSSRPSQPTPSSSSHPLSHAFLHADTSITPWGGLSLSESSFTSIPPPPPPPPPLPPPPPPPPPPPPPPPTPVQPRLHPPAPPSRPAAPPSRHGRRGVGREGGGSNPCSPSLLHRVSAQMESPGREARELRARRRPVPRMPRLPPLRPITSLSFTRSFTFSFFELPVHQTASCRAEGVRHVMLLLRQMQY; encoded by the exons ATGTCACAAGAACGCTTACCTCTGATTGGATCTTCGAAAAAAAAGAGTGCAG CCAAGGCCTCAAGCTCCGCCTCCGCTGCTCCCCAGCGCCCCCCCCTGGCCGGACTGAGACGGCGCAGCAGCCGGCCGTCCCAGCCCaccccctcgtcctcctcccaccccctctctcacgCCTTCCTCCACGCCgacacctccatcaccccctgGGGAGGGCTCTCCCTCTCCgagtcctccttcacctccatccctcctcctcctcccccccctccccctcttcctccacctcccccccctccccctccccctcctcctcctcccccaactcCGGTCCAACCTCGCCTGCACCCGCctgcccccccgtcccgtcccgcgGCGCCCCCCTCTCGCCACGGGCGGCGCGGGGtgggcagagaggggggaggttcGAATCCCTGCTCCCCTTCCTTGTTGCACCGCGTGTCGGCCCAGATGGAGAGCCCAG gGAGGGAGGCCAGGGAGTTACGGGCCAGGCGGAGGCCTGTTCCGCGCAtgccccgcctccccccgctGCGTCCAATCACCAGCCTCAGCTTCACGCGCAGCTTTACCTTTTCCTTTTTCGAGCTGCCGGTCCACCAGACGGCCAGCTGTCGCGCCGAGGGGGTCCGCCACGTCATGCTCCTGCTGAGGCAGATGCAGTACTGA
- the LOC132457824 gene encoding deoxycytidylate deaminase-like, protein MARSDFLAHKDYCMAVAALAAKRSRDPETQVGACIVNQENDIVGIGYNRMPKGCDDDKLSWKREGRDKWDTKYPYVCSAVLEAIMNKNGADLKGCTIYVTLFPCTESDKLIIEAGIKKVVYLSDQYRDMEMMAASKIFLQMADIEFSQFEPGVPTITIDLTVNN, encoded by the exons ATGGCCAG GTCGGACTTCTTGGCCCATAAGGATTATTGCATGGCCGTGGCAGCCCTGGCAGCTAAGAGAAGCAGGGACCCTGAAACTCAG GTTGGTGCCTGTATAGTGAACCAGGAGAATGACATTGTTGGCATCGGTTACAATCGAATGCCCAAAGGCTGTGATGATGACAAGTTATCATGGAAAAGAGAAGGCAGGGACAAATGGGACACTAAGTACCCTTATG TGTGCAGTGCAGTGCTTGAAGCCATTATGAATAAGAATGGCGCTGATCTGAAAGGCTGCACCATTTACGTGACACTTTTTCCATGCACTGAGTCTGACAAGCTTATCATCGAAGCAG GTATTAAGAAAGTGGTGTATCTCTCTGACCAGTACCGCGACATGGAAATGATGGCAGCCTCTAAGATTTTTCTGCAAATGGCAGACATAGAGttcag TCAGTTCGAGCCTGGGGTGCCAACCATCACCATTGATTTGACGGTCAATAACTAA
- the LOC132457811 gene encoding WAS/WASL-interacting protein family member 3-like isoform X1: MCRLTMSQERLPLIGSSKKKSAAKASSSASAAPQRPPLAGLRRRSSRPSQPTPSSSSHPLSHAFLHADTSITPWGGLSLSESSFTSIPPPPPPPPPLPPPPPPPPPPPPPPPTPVQPRLHPPAPPSRPAAPPSRHGRRGVGREGGGSNPCSPSLLHRVSAQMESPGREARELRARRRPVPRMPRLPPLRPITSLSFTRSFTFSFFELPVHQTASCRAEGVRHVMLLLRQMQY, translated from the exons ATGTGTA GACTTACGATGTCACAAGAACGCTTACCTCTGATTGGATCTTCGAAAAAAAAGAGTGCAG CCAAGGCCTCAAGCTCCGCCTCCGCTGCTCCCCAGCGCCCCCCCCTGGCCGGACTGAGACGGCGCAGCAGCCGGCCGTCCCAGCCCaccccctcgtcctcctcccaccccctctctcacgCCTTCCTCCACGCCgacacctccatcaccccctgGGGAGGGCTCTCCCTCTCCgagtcctccttcacctccatccctcctcctcctcccccccctccccctcttcctccacctcccccccctccccctccccctcctcctcctcccccaactcCGGTCCAACCTCGCCTGCACCCGCctgcccccccgtcccgtcccgcgGCGCCCCCCTCTCGCCACGGGCGGCGCGGGGtgggcagagaggggggaggttcGAATCCCTGCTCCCCTTCCTTGTTGCACCGCGTGTCGGCCCAGATGGAGAGCCCAG gGAGGGAGGCCAGGGAGTTACGGGCCAGGCGGAGGCCTGTTCCGCGCAtgccccgcctccccccgctGCGTCCAATCACCAGCCTCAGCTTCACGCGCAGCTTTACCTTTTCCTTTTTCGAGCTGCCGGTCCACCAGACGGCCAGCTGTCGCGCCGAGGGGGTCCGCCACGTCATGCTCCTGCTGAGGCAGATGCAGTACTGA